One stretch of Niallia sp. XMNu-256 DNA includes these proteins:
- a CDS encoding fumarylacetoacetate hydrolase family protein: protein MSKIQEFAAQLLKAEETKVGIDPIIASDPEITVDDAYYIQLENINKKVSEGQKIVGKKIGLTSVAVQKMLGVDEPDYGHLLDTMVVENGGTIDVKDMLQPKVEGEIAFILKEDLKGPNVTAVDVIQATDYVVPALEIVDSRVQDWKISLRDTVADNASSGLYVLGGKPTKLEDVDLETVGMVLYQNGEVANTGVGAAVLGSPATSVAWLANRLADYDISLKAGEVILSGALSGMVVANSGDNFVARFAHLGQVSVNFK from the coding sequence TTGTCTAAAATTCAGGAATTTGCAGCACAATTGCTGAAAGCTGAAGAAACAAAAGTCGGCATCGATCCGATCATCGCATCTGACCCGGAAATTACTGTTGATGATGCATATTATATTCAATTAGAAAATATTAACAAGAAAGTATCAGAAGGCCAAAAAATTGTTGGTAAGAAAATTGGGCTGACTTCAGTAGCTGTTCAAAAAATGTTAGGTGTTGATGAGCCTGATTATGGTCATCTATTAGACACGATGGTAGTCGAAAACGGTGGAACGATTGATGTTAAAGACATGCTTCAACCAAAAGTAGAAGGTGAAATTGCATTTATTTTGAAGGAAGATTTAAAGGGACCTAATGTGACAGCGGTTGATGTTATACAGGCGACTGATTATGTGGTTCCTGCTTTAGAAATCGTAGACAGCCGTGTCCAAGATTGGAAGATTTCCTTACGTGATACAGTTGCCGATAATGCATCTTCTGGGCTTTATGTCTTAGGTGGAAAACCAACAAAACTTGAGGATGTTGATCTTGAAACTGTTGGAATGGTGCTATACCAAAATGGTGAGGTTGCTAATACAGGCGTAGGTGCAGCTGTACTTGGAAGCCCAGCAACATCTGTTGCATGGCTAGCAAACCGTTTAGCAGATTATGATATTTCATTAAAAGCTGGAGAAGTTATTTTATCTGGAGCACTTTCTGGAATGGTCGTAGCAAACTCTGGAGATAACTTTGTTGCTAGATTTGCTCACTTAGGTCAAGTAAGCGTTAACTTTAAATAA
- a CDS encoding fumarylacetoacetate hydrolase family protein, with product MSSEIIKQIADYLVSAEVEKREVVKVTSTIKPDLTVEEAYQAQELLVQKKLDEGHKIVGPKMGLTSKAKWDQMGVEEPIYGYVFDYMLVDNGGVVPYQIHPKVEAEIAFLIGEDIEGPGITGAQVLAKTEYVLPALEIIDSRYENFNFTLTDVIADNASTSRVVFGNTLRKPSEFDLELVGSTLSINGQIKELGAGAAVLGHPANAIAVLANMLARKGEKIKKGDLILSGALTSAVLLNVGDFVSAKFDGLGEVTFTVGE from the coding sequence ATGTCGAGTGAAATCATTAAGCAAATTGCAGATTATTTAGTATCGGCAGAAGTCGAAAAACGTGAAGTGGTGAAAGTTACGTCAACTATTAAGCCGGACTTAACAGTAGAGGAAGCTTATCAAGCACAAGAATTACTTGTACAGAAAAAATTAGACGAAGGCCATAAAATTGTTGGTCCAAAAATGGGCTTAACAAGTAAAGCAAAATGGGACCAAATGGGTGTTGAAGAACCGATTTACGGTTATGTTTTTGATTATATGTTAGTTGATAATGGTGGAGTTGTTCCATATCAAATTCATCCAAAAGTAGAAGCTGAAATTGCTTTCCTAATTGGTGAAGATATTGAGGGACCTGGGATTACTGGTGCGCAAGTGCTAGCGAAGACAGAATATGTCTTACCTGCCCTTGAAATTATTGATAGCCGTTATGAAAACTTTAATTTCACCTTAACTGATGTTATTGCTGATAATGCGTCAACATCAAGAGTTGTGTTCGGAAACACATTAAGAAAACCAAGCGAATTTGATTTAGAATTAGTAGGATCAACTTTATCAATCAATGGTCAAATTAAAGAATTGGGTGCTGGTGCAGCTGTATTAGGTCACCCTGCAAATGCGATTGCAGTTCTTGCTAATATGCTTGCAAGAAAAGGAGAAAAGATTAAAAAAGGTGACCTCATTTTATCTGGTGCTTTAACTAGTGCTGTGTTGTTAAATGTAGGGGACTTTGTAAGTGCAAAATTTGATGGCCTAGGTGAAGTAACTTTTACTGTTGGTGAATAA
- a CDS encoding 4-oxalocrotonate tautomerase, whose amino-acid sequence MPLIQINIMEGRPPEKVTELIANVTDTVSETLNAPKENVRVLVTEMPKTHWGIAGRPASEVRK is encoded by the coding sequence ATGCCATTAATTCAAATCAATATAATGGAAGGCAGACCGCCTGAAAAAGTAACAGAATTGATTGCTAATGTAACAGACACTGTGTCTGAAACCTTGAATGCTCCAAAGGAAAATGTTCGTGTTCTTGTAACTGAAATGCCCAAAACTCACTGGGGAATTGCAGGACGACCAGCTTCCGAAGTCAGAAAATAA
- a CDS encoding branched-chain amino acid aminotransferase — MKKDDYEMLRNKLLEYIEKQLANQGAINVDGTFQIELYKEEKDYLEKHPEILEGLDKKVLVLEKGSSRFQEVYIEMCNKETDELLAEEPSTFLDQPIQYFYEHLEEFMYLESPWFDMIGVDAISFEMDSVFKTYDVMFGLKLQKKFEPMLKAFFKMNLKGENSNFNAMFNSNEGIWDVNFSINDLEQYRADWTVQEAYHAVYRFLFALREYIEEKS, encoded by the coding sequence ATGAAAAAGGATGATTATGAGATGTTGAGAAATAAGTTATTAGAATACATAGAAAAACAGTTAGCAAATCAAGGAGCAATAAATGTTGATGGGACTTTCCAAATTGAGCTTTACAAAGAAGAAAAAGATTACCTAGAAAAGCATCCTGAAATTTTAGAGGGATTAGATAAAAAGGTACTAGTTCTTGAAAAAGGTTCTTCTCGTTTTCAAGAAGTTTATATTGAAATGTGTAATAAGGAAACCGATGAACTTCTAGCTGAAGAGCCTTCTACTTTTTTAGATCAACCTATACAATATTTTTATGAACATCTTGAGGAGTTTATGTATCTTGAATCTCCGTGGTTTGATATGATCGGCGTAGATGCGATTAGCTTTGAAATGGATAGTGTCTTTAAAACATATGATGTTATGTTCGGATTGAAACTACAAAAGAAATTTGAGCCAATGTTAAAAGCATTTTTTAAGATGAATTTAAAAGGTGAAAATTCAAATTTTAACGCGATGTTTAATAGCAATGAAGGGATTTGGGATGTAAATTTTTCAATTAATGATTTAGAACAGTATCGTGCTGACTGGACAGTTCAAGAAGCGTATCATGCTGTCTATCGCTTTTTATTTGCTTTAAGAGAATACATTGAAGAAAAATCTTAA
- the thiM gene encoding hydroxyethylthiazole kinase, which yields MEKTKVYSLLNKIRHTRPLIHNITNIVVANFSANGLLALGASPVMADAIEEVSEMASAANAVVLNMGTLNQGTAQSMLLAGKSANEHGIPVVLDPVGVGATTFRSQKAQELIEQIKFDVIRGNSAEIANLIGEKWKIRGVDAENSTGDVQALAQMAAEKLNTVVVVTGKEDMITNGTDTYVVYNGHSILTKVTGTGCLLSTVVGAFAAVEKNYLEAATAALTFYGVAAEIAAHKTGELGPGSFQIELINQLSSISSSEIDLNGSFKRLN from the coding sequence ATGGAGAAAACTAAGGTTTATTCATTATTAAATAAGATTAGACATACTAGACCCTTAATCCACAATATTACAAATATCGTCGTGGCTAATTTTTCTGCAAATGGCCTATTAGCCTTAGGAGCATCACCTGTTATGGCAGATGCAATTGAAGAAGTATCTGAAATGGCAAGTGCCGCCAATGCAGTTGTTCTTAATATGGGGACTTTAAATCAGGGAACTGCACAATCTATGTTACTTGCAGGTAAGTCAGCAAATGAACATGGAATTCCGGTTGTTTTAGATCCGGTTGGTGTTGGTGCTACAACCTTTCGTTCTCAAAAAGCGCAAGAGTTAATTGAGCAAATAAAGTTTGATGTGATTCGGGGAAACTCAGCGGAAATTGCTAATTTGATAGGCGAGAAATGGAAGATTAGAGGAGTAGATGCCGAAAACTCAACTGGAGATGTTCAAGCGCTTGCTCAAATGGCTGCAGAGAAACTTAATACAGTGGTCGTTGTAACTGGAAAAGAGGATATGATCACAAATGGGACAGACACCTATGTTGTCTATAATGGACATTCCATTTTAACAAAGGTTACAGGGACAGGCTGCTTATTGTCTACAGTTGTTGGAGCGTTTGCTGCAGTCGAAAAGAATTACTTGGAAGCTGCTACAGCAGCACTCACTTTTTACGGGGTGGCAGCTGAAATAGCGGCCCATAAAACGGGCGAATTAGGTCCTGGAAGTTTTCAAATTGAGTTGATTAATCAATTATCAAGCATATCTTCTTCAGAAATAGATTTAAATGGCTCATTCAAAAGGTTAAATTGA
- the thiD gene encoding bifunctional hydroxymethylpyrimidine kinase/phosphomethylpyrimidine kinase, with amino-acid sequence MVNKALTIAGSDSGGGAGIQADLKTFQELDVYGMSVITAVTAQNTLGVQGVHPIPPEFIANQIDSIATDIGVDALKTGMLFSPEIIEVVSQKIIQYQWEKVIIDPVMIAKGGASLLQTEAVDALKRHLLPHAFIVTPNIPEAEELTGINIKTEDDKFEAAKRIMDLGVKNVIIKGGHDESVSESTDLLYDGENVYSFTEVRYQTKNTHGTGCTFSAAITAGMARGLTVYDAVSEAKKFISVAIKEDLHIGNGNGPTNHWAFKRIEGIRI; translated from the coding sequence ATGGTAAATAAAGCGTTAACAATTGCTGGTTCAGATAGTGGTGGGGGTGCGGGAATACAAGCAGATTTAAAAACATTTCAAGAGTTAGATGTATATGGCATGTCGGTGATTACAGCGGTTACGGCACAAAATACACTAGGGGTTCAAGGAGTACACCCGATACCTCCAGAATTTATTGCAAATCAAATCGACTCTATAGCAACTGATATTGGTGTTGATGCATTAAAAACAGGGATGCTCTTTTCACCGGAAATTATTGAAGTCGTATCGCAAAAGATAATCCAGTATCAATGGGAGAAGGTTATTATTGACCCTGTCATGATTGCAAAGGGTGGTGCATCCCTATTACAGACAGAAGCCGTCGATGCATTAAAGCGACACTTGTTACCGCACGCTTTTATTGTTACACCAAATATTCCTGAAGCAGAAGAATTAACAGGTATAAACATAAAAACAGAAGATGATAAATTTGAAGCCGCCAAGAGGATTATGGATCTAGGTGTAAAAAATGTAATTATTAAAGGAGGACATGACGAAAGTGTAAGTGAATCGACAGATCTTCTTTATGATGGTGAGAATGTATATTCCTTTACAGAAGTCAGATATCAAACAAAAAATACACATGGTACAGGGTGTACATTCTCAGCTGCCATTACTGCAGGAATGGCAAGAGGTTTGACCGTTTATGATGCAGTATCAGAAGCAAAGAAGTTTATTTCTGTCGCCATTAAAGAAGACCTACACATTGGGAATGGAAATGGACCTACAAACCATTGGGCGTTTAAAAGGATTGAAGGGATACGTATATGA
- the thiE gene encoding thiamine phosphate synthase → MKLASKYDVKNALKVYFIMGSNNCNGRCPKEVLFQAIEGGITMFQFREKGEGSLKGIEKIKLAEELQMICQQANIPFIVNDDIELALLLNADGVHIGQEDEPAQNVREKLRDKIVGISVHNIQEAKQAIKNGADYFGVGPIFPTVTKKDTNKVQGIRIISELRKNGIHIPLVGIGGITTENASSVIKAGADGISIITAISHAENVELAAKKLSESVGI, encoded by the coding sequence ATGAAACTAGCGAGTAAATACGATGTAAAAAATGCCTTAAAAGTCTATTTTATCATGGGAAGTAATAATTGTAATGGACGGTGTCCGAAGGAAGTTCTGTTTCAAGCCATTGAAGGCGGAATTACAATGTTCCAATTTCGAGAAAAGGGAGAAGGTTCTTTAAAAGGCATAGAAAAAATCAAGTTAGCAGAAGAATTACAAATGATATGTCAACAGGCGAACATCCCATTCATTGTAAACGATGATATTGAATTAGCTCTTTTACTAAATGCAGACGGGGTCCATATCGGGCAAGAGGATGAACCAGCGCAAAATGTAAGAGAAAAGCTCCGTGATAAAATAGTAGGAATCTCTGTTCATAATATTCAAGAAGCTAAACAAGCGATAAAGAATGGGGCCGACTACTTTGGGGTTGGGCCGATCTTTCCAACAGTAACTAAAAAAGATACGAATAAAGTACAAGGAATACGAATTATTTCTGAATTACGTAAAAATGGGATTCACATTCCACTTGTTGGCATCGGCGGAATTACAACGGAAAACGCATCTAGCGTTATTAAAGCGGGTGCTGATGGAATTTCAATTATTACAGCCATCAGCCATGCAGAAAACGTGGAATTAGCAGCAAAAAAATTATCAGAATCAGTTGGAATTTAA
- a CDS encoding catechol 2,3-dioxygenase has protein sequence MNGNGIERVGRIQLRQFDFEKSVDYYTNIIGLDITGRDENRVYLKAWDEWDHHSVILEKSDSAGMDHIAFKVTNNDALERLEHRIEQFGCTVHRVSNRTRIGEGEAIRFIIPTGHTFELYNEIEYVGVPTGRLNPHPWPDGLRGISPHRLDHALLSGDDVKTTTRFFTEALGFVQTEKVISIDGEELIASFLSTSMTGHDVAFIKGPDAKLHHVGFYLDNWYEVLKASDILSRNEVEIEVTPTRHGITRGETIYFYDPSGNRNEVYTGGYAVYSDFPTITWTEDKIGTGIFYHRRQLNETFSSVFS, from the coding sequence ATGAATGGGAATGGGATTGAAAGAGTTGGACGGATCCAATTAAGACAATTTGATTTTGAAAAGTCTGTAGACTATTATACAAATATTATAGGGTTAGATATAACAGGTAGAGATGAGAATAGAGTATATTTAAAAGCATGGGATGAGTGGGATCACCATAGTGTCATACTAGAAAAATCGGATTCTGCTGGAATGGATCATATTGCCTTTAAAGTAACGAATAATGATGCACTTGAACGATTAGAACATCGAATTGAACAATTTGGCTGCACGGTTCATCGGGTTTCAAATCGTACTCGAATTGGTGAAGGAGAGGCCATTCGGTTTATTATTCCAACAGGTCATACATTTGAATTATATAATGAAATCGAGTATGTAGGTGTACCAACAGGAAGATTAAATCCACATCCATGGCCAGATGGTTTAAGGGGCATTTCTCCACATCGGCTTGATCATGCTTTATTATCAGGAGACGATGTAAAAACCACTACTCGATTTTTTACTGAAGCATTAGGTTTTGTTCAAACGGAAAAAGTAATTAGTATTGACGGTGAAGAATTAATCGCTAGTTTCTTGTCCACTTCGATGACAGGTCATGATGTCGCTTTTATAAAAGGTCCAGATGCAAAATTGCATCATGTTGGATTCTACCTAGACAATTGGTATGAAGTATTAAAAGCATCAGATATTCTCTCACGTAATGAAGTCGAAATTGAAGTTACACCTACTAGACATGGCATTACAAGAGGAGAAACCATTTATTTCTATGATCCTTCTGGAAATCGGAATGAAGTATATACAGGAGGTTACGCTGTATATTCTGATTTTCCGACCATTACTTGGACGGAAGACAAGATAGGTACAGGGATTTTCTATCATCGTCGTCAATTAAATGAAACATTTTCAAGTGTTTTCTCTTAA
- a CDS encoding 2Fe-2S iron-sulfur cluster-binding protein, protein MFRINKNQNQSFLCAEHQTIVESARLQMEKVPYACTRGGCGYCKAKVLDGSYHMERYAKSALSDGEVLDGIVLLCKTYPRSDLKIICE, encoded by the coding sequence ATGTTCCGAATAAATAAGAATCAGAATCAGAGTTTCTTATGTGCTGAACATCAAACAATCGTAGAATCTGCACGTTTGCAAATGGAAAAAGTACCGTATGCATGTACACGTGGTGGATGTGGCTATTGTAAAGCCAAAGTGTTAGATGGCTCCTATCATATGGAAAGGTATGCGAAAAGCGCATTATCTGATGGGGAAGTTTTAGACGGGATTGTTCTTCTTTGTAAAACATATCCTCGAAGTGATTTAAAAATTATATGTGAATAA
- a CDS encoding helix-turn-helix domain-containing protein yields the protein MLINHEDGHINIILKDLFNDHQEKQSFFISIIQHLSICFPDSRFYMGISKRMEPILEAPNAYKEAMIANRMSTPYKQVIHYETLGMMGTLLNKENQYEVRKAANSLLNQLECNGQINIDLVKTLYFFLVNGGNLEKTADELSLSISGLRYRIHKIEELLQKDIRNPVIGCQLLIAIQGLILLGDLEIKNILEY from the coding sequence ATGTTAATTAATCATGAGGACGGTCATATCAATATTATTCTTAAAGATCTTTTTAATGATCATCAAGAGAAGCAGTCGTTTTTCATTTCGATCATTCAGCATTTGTCCATTTGTTTTCCTGATTCTCGGTTTTATATGGGGATTAGCAAAAGAATGGAACCTATTTTAGAAGCTCCAAACGCCTATAAAGAAGCAATGATTGCAAACCGAATGAGTACACCTTATAAGCAGGTGATTCATTATGAGACATTAGGGATGATGGGAACTTTATTAAATAAAGAAAACCAATATGAAGTTAGAAAAGCGGCTAACTCCCTACTGAATCAATTGGAATGCAACGGTCAAATAAATATTGATCTAGTGAAAACTTTATACTTCTTTTTGGTAAATGGCGGAAACTTGGAAAAGACGGCAGATGAACTCTCTCTATCGATAAGCGGATTGCGTTATCGTATTCATAAAATTGAAGAACTGCTACAAAAAGACATCCGCAATCCAGTAATCGGCTGTCAATTGCTAATAGCGATCCAAGGATTAATTTTGCTAGGAGATTTGGAAATAAAGAATATTCTAGAATACTAA
- a CDS encoding AzlC family ABC transporter permease: MGQKSLELNPKLVHKEEDSFWQGVKDCVPTLLGYLSIGFAAGVVEKTAGLSMMEIALMSLLLYAGSGQFIAAGMIAASNPISAIIFTVFFINLRHLLLSAAIAPYFQHLSPRKNMIVGSLLTDETFGVAINHVQNKKQASYKWMLGLNITAYLNWFVANIAGGFFGQWIPNPEAFGLDFALPGMFIGLLVIQILSQKKYFVDIMVVLSAVAIVIIVSFYSSGSAGVMIATILASTIGMVIERWR; the protein is encoded by the coding sequence ATGGGACAAAAGAGTCTTGAGTTGAATCCCAAACTAGTACATAAAGAAGAGGATAGCTTTTGGCAAGGGGTTAAAGATTGTGTACCAACATTACTGGGTTACTTAAGCATTGGTTTTGCGGCAGGAGTTGTAGAGAAAACTGCAGGACTTAGTATGATGGAAATTGCATTAATGAGTTTACTATTATATGCAGGCTCAGGTCAATTTATTGCAGCTGGAATGATAGCAGCTAGTAACCCGATTTCTGCGATTATTTTTACGGTTTTCTTTATTAATTTGCGTCATTTATTACTAAGTGCAGCAATTGCACCGTACTTTCAACACCTATCACCTCGTAAAAATATGATCGTTGGTTCGTTATTAACGGATGAAACCTTCGGGGTAGCCATTAATCATGTTCAAAATAAGAAACAAGCTAGTTACAAGTGGATGCTTGGGTTAAATATAACCGCTTATTTAAATTGGTTTGTTGCTAATATTGCTGGAGGTTTTTTCGGACAATGGATTCCTAATCCTGAAGCATTTGGACTTGATTTTGCTCTGCCCGGCATGTTCATTGGCCTGCTTGTGATCCAAATACTTAGTCAAAAAAAGTATTTTGTGGACATTATGGTGGTATTGAGCGCAGTCGCGATCGTGATCATCGTAAGTTTTTACTCCTCTGGCAGTGCTGGCGTCATGATTGCCACTATTTTAGCGTCAACGATTGGGATGGTGATTGAGAGATGGAGGTAA
- a CDS encoding AzlD domain-containing protein, translating into MEVRWTILIIIIGCALVTFLPRVLPLMILSQMELPKWLIHWLKNVPVAVMAALLAQELLLSNDQFSLTENGLKLLAAIPAFIIAILTKSLLGTVIIGIAFMAVLRIVF; encoded by the coding sequence ATGGAGGTAAGATGGACCATTTTAATCATCATTATTGGCTGCGCGTTAGTGACTTTTCTTCCACGTGTTCTGCCATTAATGATTTTGAGTCAAATGGAGTTGCCAAAGTGGCTGATACACTGGTTAAAGAACGTTCCAGTAGCAGTAATGGCAGCCTTGTTAGCCCAAGAGCTTCTTCTTTCGAATGATCAATTCTCGTTAACAGAGAATGGGTTGAAATTATTAGCTGCAATCCCTGCTTTTATTATCGCCATTTTGACTAAAAGTTTGCTTGGTACAGTTATTATTGGGATTGCATTTATGGCTGTTTTACGAATCGTTTTTTAA
- a CDS encoding cold-shock protein has translation MKNGKVKWFISEKGFGFIEAEDGNDVFVHYSAIQTEGFKTLEEGQEVTFEVVEGARGPQAANVTKL, from the coding sequence ATGAAAAACGGTAAAGTAAAATGGTTTATCTCAGAAAAAGGTTTCGGATTTATCGAAGCTGAAGATGGAAATGATGTTTTTGTCCATTACTCTGCCATTCAGACTGAAGGTTTCAAAACTCTAGAAGAAGGTCAAGAAGTTACTTTTGAAGTGGTTGAAGGTGCTCGTGGACCTCAAGCAGCTAACGTTACAAAATTATAA
- the selB gene encoding selenocysteine-specific translation elongation factor gives MSKRYFTIGMAGHIDHGKTTLTKALTNVDTDRLKEEKERQITIELGFAPLYEDDEIQISVVDVPGHERFIRQMIAGVTGIDLVVLVVAADEGVMPQTKEHLEILKFLGVKNGVVAITKIDRVDEDFIELVKDDIFTELEGSVFEQAPYVLVDSISLKGINELKTLIIDTLKSQEMRDIRGAFRLPIDQVFTVKGQGTVVRGTVSEGHVQGGQLLQVMPKGLKVKARQIQVHHHNQSEAFAGQRAAINLTGVSKEELERGDVLVSSEQFIVTKTIDIALHVVSDLDYIVKQRMPIKCHIGTAEVMGKIVFFDRNEIEDENDEILCQLRLDEEIVTKRGDRFILRRPSPQETIGGGWVIEPRGEKYKFGYRTIEQLGKKKVGSPVERITAALVEAKTLTLSELITITALDESVIKDELSTDEFILFQRTQYTLRSLVETLQEEFTDKISFNHDQNPMKLGMNKAELFHHLEKDFPKSLLEFVLQDCVETGLLKRKGQFVANPAFTPHVPENWQKRTENMLKKLCKDGYDVRYLAEYIKEAGIPDRLSHELKHFLEGQEQIVSLDEQYYWHGTVFQDALNQLRSTTDSEFEIKHAKEALGLSRKLLVLFLEKLDRVGLTKRVENKRIWMN, from the coding sequence ATGAGTAAACGTTATTTTACTATAGGGATGGCAGGTCATATTGACCATGGAAAAACAACTTTAACGAAGGCATTAACCAACGTTGATACTGACCGTTTAAAAGAAGAAAAAGAACGGCAAATTACCATTGAACTTGGATTTGCTCCACTATATGAAGATGATGAAATTCAAATTTCTGTCGTCGATGTTCCAGGTCACGAGAGATTTATTCGTCAAATGATTGCTGGTGTAACTGGAATTGACCTCGTTGTTCTTGTTGTTGCAGCTGATGAGGGGGTAATGCCGCAAACAAAAGAACATCTTGAAATATTAAAATTTTTAGGTGTGAAAAACGGAGTTGTAGCGATCACGAAAATTGATCGTGTCGACGAAGATTTTATTGAATTAGTTAAGGATGATATTTTTACAGAATTAGAGGGATCCGTTTTTGAACAGGCACCTTATGTTTTGGTTGACAGTATTTCACTTAAAGGAATAAATGAACTGAAAACTTTAATTATAGATACATTAAAAAGTCAGGAAATGCGTGACATCCGCGGGGCATTTCGATTACCTATTGACCAAGTCTTTACGGTTAAAGGACAGGGTACTGTTGTGCGTGGAACGGTTTCTGAAGGTCATGTCCAAGGAGGTCAACTGCTTCAAGTGATGCCTAAAGGATTAAAAGTTAAAGCACGACAAATTCAAGTTCACCATCATAATCAATCAGAGGCATTTGCTGGTCAACGAGCGGCAATCAATCTGACAGGTGTGTCAAAGGAAGAATTGGAACGAGGCGATGTGCTTGTTTCGTCAGAACAGTTTATTGTGACGAAAACGATAGATATTGCGCTTCATGTAGTGAGTGACCTAGATTATATCGTAAAACAAAGAATGCCGATCAAATGTCATATCGGAACTGCAGAAGTTATGGGTAAGATTGTATTTTTTGATCGGAATGAGATTGAAGATGAAAATGATGAAATTCTATGTCAACTTCGACTGGATGAGGAAATTGTTACAAAGCGTGGTGATCGCTTTATTTTAAGGCGCCCAAGCCCTCAAGAAACGATTGGTGGTGGCTGGGTGATTGAACCTCGTGGAGAAAAATATAAGTTTGGCTACCGGACGATCGAGCAACTAGGAAAGAAAAAAGTCGGATCGCCAGTAGAGCGTATTACCGCTGCTTTAGTCGAAGCAAAAACGTTAACATTATCGGAGTTAATCACGATCACTGCACTTGATGAAAGCGTAATCAAGGATGAGCTTTCAACAGATGAGTTCATCTTATTCCAAAGGACACAGTATACACTACGCTCTCTTGTAGAAACATTACAGGAGGAATTTACCGATAAGATTTCCTTTAACCATGACCAAAACCCGATGAAGCTAGGTATGAATAAAGCTGAACTCTTCCATCATCTTGAAAAAGACTTTCCAAAAAGTCTGTTAGAGTTTGTGCTGCAAGATTGTGTTGAAACGGGATTATTAAAGAGAAAAGGTCAGTTTGTTGCTAACCCTGCTTTTACACCTCATGTACCTGAAAATTGGCAAAAACGAACAGAAAATATGTTGAAAAAGCTTTGTAAAGATGGCTATGATGTTCGCTATTTGGCTGAATATATTAAAGAAGCGGGAATACCTGACCGTTTAAGTCACGAACTTAAACATTTTTTAGAGGGACAGGAGCAGATTGTCTCTTTAGATGAACAATATTATTGGCATGGCACTGTTTTTCAAGATGCATTGAATCAATTACGATCTACAACAGATTCAGAATTCGAGATTAAACATGCGAAAGAAGCTTTAGGGTTATCACGAAAACTATTGGTTTTATTTCTAGAGAAATTAGATCGAGTTGGTTTAACGAAGCGTGTGGAAAACAAGCGGATATGGATGAACTAA